The Micromonospora sp. NBC_00421 genome contains a region encoding:
- a CDS encoding DUF3151 domain-containing protein, with the protein MQNLLPEPPATLLPVHEEADAALAAAADKGTDEAYAEVAARFPTHSAAWAALATRALDSGQVIAAYAYARTGYHRGLDQLRRSGWKGHGPVPWSHTPNEGFLRCLYVLSRAAGEIGEADEAARCAQFLRDCDPAAGDALASA; encoded by the coding sequence ATGCAGAACCTGTTGCCTGAGCCTCCGGCCACCCTCCTGCCCGTCCACGAAGAGGCGGACGCCGCTCTGGCCGCCGCCGCGGACAAGGGCACCGACGAGGCGTACGCCGAGGTCGCGGCCCGCTTTCCCACCCACAGCGCGGCCTGGGCGGCGCTGGCCACCCGAGCCCTGGACAGCGGCCAGGTGATCGCCGCGTACGCGTACGCCCGCACCGGCTACCACCGTGGCCTGGACCAGCTGCGGCGCAGCGGCTGGAAGGGGCACGGCCCGGTCCCGTGGTCGCACACCCCGAACGAGGGCTTCCTCCGCTGCCTGTACGTGCTGTCCCGGGCCGCCGGTGAGATCGGCGAGGCGGACGAGGCCGCCCGGTGCGCCCAGTTCCTCCGCGACTGCGACCCGGCGGCCGGAGACGCTCTCGCCAGCGCCTGA
- a CDS encoding LOG family protein, whose translation MPTPPPADVIAPHDTSHDEIETRAEFDRHLVAGSLAGLTVQGLRLDLDPVPDLTATEVAGTLFVGCRFAGREVGADLVRRGANVVPPFSGLPYPTQPAHLYTPADLAEGFADAGFAGMYDTRVYQHFRAHGGALPDVKEALGQRLHDHGVDNALADATRTWLSTHGPQSVVGVMGGHAVPRGSVPYRMAAVLGWELARADRLVVTGGGPGVMEAANLGAFLAAWPARELDTAIDLLAAAPDFTDHDRYTATALAVRERYAAAVPQQRGPGLDWARSGGLAIPTWLYGHEPANLFAGRIAKYFSNAIREDTILRLARGGIVFAPGRAGTVQEVFQAATKTYYGTDGASGAYVFLDRAYWTRELPIESLLRPLFAGSPAGDLSASIHLTDDVHEAVRVLTATA comes from the coding sequence GTGCCGACCCCACCTCCCGCGGACGTCATCGCGCCGCACGACACCAGTCATGACGAGATCGAGACCCGGGCCGAGTTCGACAGGCACCTGGTCGCCGGCAGCCTCGCCGGGTTGACCGTGCAGGGGCTCCGCCTCGACCTCGATCCGGTCCCCGACCTGACCGCCACCGAGGTGGCGGGCACCCTCTTCGTGGGTTGCCGGTTCGCCGGCCGGGAGGTCGGGGCCGACCTGGTCCGGCGCGGGGCGAACGTCGTGCCGCCCTTCTCCGGCCTGCCGTACCCGACCCAGCCGGCCCACCTCTACACCCCGGCCGACCTGGCCGAGGGGTTCGCCGACGCCGGCTTCGCCGGGATGTACGACACCCGGGTCTACCAGCACTTCCGCGCCCACGGCGGGGCCCTGCCCGACGTGAAGGAGGCGCTCGGCCAGCGGCTGCACGACCACGGGGTGGACAACGCCCTGGCCGACGCGACCCGGACCTGGCTGTCCACCCACGGGCCGCAGTCGGTGGTGGGGGTGATGGGCGGGCACGCGGTGCCGCGCGGCAGCGTGCCGTACCGGATGGCGGCGGTGCTGGGCTGGGAGCTGGCACGGGCCGACCGACTGGTGGTGACAGGTGGCGGCCCCGGGGTGATGGAGGCGGCCAACCTGGGGGCGTTCCTGGCGGCCTGGCCGGCGCGGGAGCTGGACACCGCGATCGACCTGCTGGCGGCGGCCCCCGACTTCACCGACCACGACCGGTACACGGCCACCGCGCTGGCGGTCCGCGAGCGCTACGCCGCCGCCGTGCCGCAGCAGCGCGGCCCCGGCCTGGACTGGGCCCGCTCCGGCGGGCTGGCCATCCCCACCTGGCTGTACGGCCACGAGCCGGCGAACCTGTTCGCCGGTCGGATCGCCAAGTACTTCTCGAACGCCATCCGGGAGGACACCATCCTGCGGCTGGCCCGGGGCGGGATCGTCTTCGCCCCCGGCCGGGCCGGCACCGTGCAGGAGGTGTTCCAGGCGGCGACGAAGACGTACTACGGCACGGACGGGGCGAGCGGGGCGTACGTCTTCCTGGACCGGGCGTACTGGACCCGGGAGCTGCCGATCGAGTCGTTGCTGCGGCCGCTGTTCGCCGGGTCGCCGGCCGGTGACCTGTCCGCCAGCATCCACCTCACCGACGACGTCCACGAGGCCGTCCGGGTGCTCACCGCGACCGCCTGA